A DNA window from Mesorhizobium sp. C432A contains the following coding sequences:
- a CDS encoding aldo/keto reductase translates to MPSTIRATTLPSGEAVQVLGQGTWKMGEDSRRRAGEVNALKLGLDLGITLIDTAEMYASGGAEEVVAEAIAGRRDELFLVSKVLPSNASRAGVARACENSLKRLRTDRIDLYLLHWPGSVPLSETVEAFEALKEAGKIRHWGVSNFDTDEMEELTGLSSGNHVQTNQVLYNLSRRGPEFDLAPWSRQRGIPLMAYSPVEQGALARNSRLETIAARHNATAAQIALAWVMAQPGVIAIPKASSQEHVRQNVAALDIELTAEDLAELDRAFPPPTRKRGLEMI, encoded by the coding sequence ATGCCATCGACGATAAGAGCCACCACACTGCCTTCGGGCGAGGCCGTCCAGGTGCTGGGACAGGGCACATGGAAGATGGGCGAGGATTCCCGCCGCCGCGCCGGCGAGGTCAATGCCCTGAAGCTCGGGCTGGACCTCGGCATCACGTTGATCGACACCGCTGAAATGTATGCCAGCGGCGGCGCCGAGGAGGTGGTAGCGGAAGCCATTGCCGGGCGCCGCGACGAACTCTTTCTTGTCTCCAAGGTATTGCCGTCCAATGCCTCGCGCGCCGGCGTGGCGCGGGCCTGCGAAAACAGCTTGAAGCGCCTGCGCACCGACCGCATCGATCTCTATCTCCTGCACTGGCCGGGCAGTGTGCCTCTATCTGAAACCGTCGAGGCTTTCGAGGCGCTGAAGGAGGCCGGCAAGATACGCCACTGGGGTGTCAGCAATTTCGACACCGACGAAATGGAGGAGCTGACCGGCCTGTCGTCTGGCAATCATGTCCAGACCAACCAGGTGCTCTACAATCTGTCGCGGCGCGGCCCCGAATTCGATCTCGCACCGTGGAGCCGGCAGCGCGGCATCCCGCTGATGGCCTATTCGCCGGTCGAGCAGGGCGCGCTGGCGCGCAATTCCAGGCTGGAAACCATCGCCGCCCGCCACAACGCCACGGCAGCACAGATCGCGCTTGCCTGGGTGATGGCGCAGCCCGGTGTCATCGCCATCCCGAAGGCGAGCAGCCAGGAGCATGTCCGCCAGAATGTTGCCGCGCTCGACATCGAGCTGACGGCCGAAGACCTCGCCGAACTCGACCGCGCCTTTCCACCGCCGACGCGCAAGCGCGGGCTGGAGATGATCTAG
- a CDS encoding DUF305 domain-containing protein, producing the protein MTLAKKIVLLMMAAGMLLAVFLESVPAQSEEMKHDMGAMGAQGPSTDGYKAAMDKMHTDMMIEYSGNADVDFVRGMIPHHRGAIDMAKVELANGKDPEIRKLAEDVIAAQEAEIAKMQAWLAAHPAK; encoded by the coding sequence ATGACCTTGGCTAAGAAGATCGTGCTTTTGATGATGGCGGCGGGAATGCTGCTTGCCGTTTTCCTCGAAAGCGTCCCGGCGCAATCCGAAGAGATGAAACACGACATGGGCGCGATGGGCGCGCAAGGTCCTTCGACCGACGGCTACAAGGCGGCGATGGACAAGATGCACACCGACATGATGATCGAATATTCCGGCAATGCCGATGTCGATTTCGTGCGCGGCATGATCCCGCATCATCGGGGCGCGATCGACATGGCCAAGGTGGAACTCGCCAATGGCAAGGATCCCGAAATCCGCAAGCTGGCCGAAGATGTCATCGCCGCGCAGGAAGCCGAGATCGCCAAGATGCAGGCCTGGCTCGCCGCCCATCCGGCGAAGTAA
- a CDS encoding [protein-PII] uridylyltransferase has translation MAKISLKLDALIDSEALRRDMTALISAASGIEPGARVGALRLLKDRLTEGRKVAERMLMDDGSGTACAARLSHLMDEIIRALYEFAATHVYRVKSPSTAERMAVVAVGGYGRGTLAPGSDIDLLFLLPYKQTPWGEQIVEYMLYMLWDLGLKVGHATRNIDECLRLSRSDITIRTTILEARFLWGEQKLFDELLARFDHEVVRTTGPEYVQAKLAERDDRHAKAGESRYLVEPNVKDGKGGLRDLQTLFWIAKYFYRVRTGEELVEKGVFTEAEYREFQKAEDFLWAVRCHMHFLTGKPEERLHFDIQREIAERLGYTTHPGLSAVERFMKHYFLVAKDVGDLTRIFCAALEEEQAKHVPGFNRIFLTFQRRKRKLAGTSDFIVDNHRINVADDSVFERDPVNLLRLFWFADKHGLEFHPDALKLLTRSLGLVNKSLRRDEEANRLFLDILTSDRNAELNLRRMNEAGLLGRLIPDFGRIVAMMQFSMYHHYTVDEHLIRCIGVLAEIERGDGEKVHPLSHTLMPGLEKSREALYVAVLLHDIAKGRPEDHSEAGARIARRICPHMGLSAADTETVAWLVENHLVMSMTAQTRDLNDRKTIEDFASIVQSVERLKMLLILTVCDIRGVGPGVWNGWKGQLLRTLYYETELLLTGGFSEVSRAKRTAAARERLAEALADWPDKARKRYVGLHYENYLLTVDLPDQLRHAEFIREADAAGKKLATVVRTHLFEAVTEITVLAQDHPRLLSVIAGACAGAGGNIVDAQIFTTSDGRALDIILISREFDRDEDERRRAERVGRLIEDVLSGKSWLPEMIEKRTRPRRGAKVFKIPPRAEIRNTLSNRFSVIEVEGLDRPGLLSEITSALSDLSLDIASAHITTFGEKVIDTFYVTDLTGQKIDNPARTATIHARLIAALEGVVPERGGKAKAAAE, from the coding sequence ATGGCAAAAATCTCCCTCAAGCTCGACGCGCTGATCGACAGCGAGGCTTTGCGCCGCGACATGACGGCGCTGATCTCGGCGGCCAGCGGCATCGAGCCCGGCGCGCGCGTCGGTGCGCTCCGGCTGCTGAAGGATCGGCTGACCGAGGGCCGCAAGGTTGCCGAGCGCATGCTGATGGACGATGGCAGCGGCACGGCCTGCGCCGCCCGGCTGTCGCATCTGATGGACGAGATCATCCGCGCCCTCTACGAGTTCGCCGCGACCCACGTCTACCGGGTGAAAAGCCCCTCGACCGCAGAGCGCATGGCGGTCGTCGCCGTCGGCGGCTATGGCCGCGGCACGCTGGCGCCGGGCTCCGACATCGACCTGTTGTTCCTGCTGCCCTACAAGCAGACGCCGTGGGGCGAACAGATCGTCGAATATATGCTCTATATGCTGTGGGACCTCGGGTTGAAGGTTGGCCACGCCACCCGCAACATCGACGAGTGTCTCAGGCTGTCGCGCAGCGATATCACCATCCGCACCACGATCCTGGAAGCGCGGTTCCTGTGGGGCGAACAGAAGCTCTTCGACGAATTGCTCGCTCGCTTCGACCATGAAGTGGTGCGCACCACCGGACCGGAATATGTGCAGGCCAAGCTCGCCGAACGCGACGATCGCCATGCCAAGGCCGGCGAAAGCCGCTATCTGGTCGAGCCCAACGTCAAGGACGGCAAGGGCGGCCTGCGCGATTTGCAGACGCTGTTCTGGATCGCCAAATACTTCTATCGCGTGCGCACCGGCGAGGAATTGGTCGAGAAAGGTGTCTTCACCGAGGCCGAGTACCGCGAATTCCAGAAGGCCGAAGACTTCCTGTGGGCGGTGCGCTGCCACATGCATTTCCTCACCGGCAAGCCAGAGGAACGGCTGCATTTCGATATCCAGCGCGAGATCGCCGAACGGCTGGGCTACACCACCCATCCCGGTCTGTCGGCGGTCGAGCGCTTCATGAAGCATTACTTCCTCGTCGCCAAGGATGTCGGCGACCTCACCCGCATCTTCTGCGCCGCGCTCGAGGAAGAGCAGGCCAAGCATGTGCCCGGCTTCAACCGCATCTTCCTCACCTTCCAGCGCCGCAAGCGCAAGCTGGCAGGCACGTCGGACTTCATTGTCGACAATCACCGCATCAACGTCGCCGACGACAGCGTGTTCGAGCGCGACCCGGTCAATCTGCTCAGGCTGTTCTGGTTCGCCGACAAGCACGGGCTGGAGTTCCATCCCGATGCGCTGAAGCTGCTCACCCGCTCGCTCGGTCTGGTCAACAAGTCGCTGCGGCGCGACGAGGAGGCCAACCGGCTGTTCCTCGACATCCTGACCTCGGACCGCAATGCCGAGCTTAATTTGCGGCGCATGAACGAGGCCGGCCTGCTCGGCAGGCTGATCCCCGATTTCGGCAGAATAGTCGCCATGATGCAGTTCTCGATGTACCACCACTATACGGTGGACGAGCACCTGATCCGCTGCATCGGCGTCTTGGCCGAGATCGAGCGCGGCGACGGCGAAAAGGTGCATCCGCTCTCGCACACGCTGATGCCGGGGCTAGAGAAGAGCCGCGAGGCGCTCTATGTCGCGGTGCTGCTGCACGACATCGCCAAGGGCCGGCCGGAGGATCACTCAGAGGCCGGCGCCCGGATCGCGCGCCGCATCTGCCCGCATATGGGGCTGTCGGCGGCCGACACCGAGACAGTCGCCTGGCTGGTCGAGAACCATCTGGTGATGTCGATGACGGCGCAGACGCGCGACCTCAACGACCGCAAGACGATCGAGGATTTCGCCTCGATCGTGCAATCGGTTGAGCGGCTAAAAATGCTGTTGATCCTGACCGTCTGCGACATCAGGGGTGTCGGGCCGGGCGTGTGGAACGGCTGGAAGGGCCAGCTCCTGCGCACGCTCTACTACGAGACCGAACTGCTTTTGACCGGCGGCTTCTCGGAAGTGTCGCGCGCCAAGCGGACGGCGGCGGCGCGCGAGCGGCTGGCCGAGGCGCTGGCCGATTGGCCGGACAAGGCCCGCAAGCGCTATGTCGGCCTGCATTACGAGAACTATCTGCTGACGGTCGACCTCCCCGATCAGCTGCGCCATGCCGAATTCATTCGCGAAGCCGACGCGGCAGGCAAGAAGCTCGCCACCGTGGTCAGGACTCACCTATTCGAGGCGGTGACCGAGATCACCGTGCTGGCGCAGGACCATCCGCGCCTGCTTTCGGTTATTGCCGGCGCCTGTGCCGGCGCCGGCGGCAACATCGTCGACGCGCAGATCTTCACCACGTCCGACGGCCGCGCGCTGGACATCATCCTGATCTCACGGGAATTCGACCGCGATGAGGATGAGCGCCGTCGCGCCGAGCGCGTCGGCCGGCTGATCGAGGACGTGCTGTCGGGCAAGAGCTGGCTGCCGGAGATGATCGAGAAGCGCACCCGGCCGCGGCGCGGCGCCAAGGTGTTCAAGATTCCGCCGCGCGCCGAAATCCGCAACACGCTGTCGAACCGGTTTTCGGTGATCGAGGTCGAGGGACTGGACCGGCCTGGGCTGTTGTCGGAAATCACCAGTGCGTTGTCCGATCTCTCGCTCGACATCGCCTCGGCTCACATCACCACCTTCGGCGAGAAGGTGATCGACACTTTCTATGTCACCGACCTTACGGGGCAGAAGATCGACAACCCGGCACGCACCGCCACCATCCACGCCAGGCTGATCGCGGCGCTTGAAGGCGTTGTCCCAGAGCGCGGCGGCAAGGCCAAGGCGGCGGCCGAGTGA
- a CDS encoding glycosyltransferase family 25 protein, translating into MKCLIINLDRSRDRLAHVTAEFARIGIAFERVAAIDARDRPDLAEMPQGKKHLRLADAEIACLLSHQQCWSTIAAGEDAYAAIFEDDVVFPDKAGALLADAGWIPADADIVKLETFFNRTVISRKQVACGHGFSASRLHGLHIGTAGYILSRQAARDLLAATNEISIPVDHLIFNPRFATSSDKVIYQLVPALCLQAQFLGDSPVRLPSLLKQERTEEWVASGIGKRRPRPITAKVRIETRRLTRQIADLFRLRREMIIPFWYRGRRVRPPHTQRRENAL; encoded by the coding sequence ATGAAATGCCTGATTATCAATCTCGATCGGTCCCGCGATCGCCTCGCCCATGTAACGGCGGAGTTCGCGCGCATCGGCATCGCCTTCGAGCGGGTCGCCGCCATCGATGCGCGAGATCGGCCGGATCTGGCCGAAATGCCGCAGGGCAAGAAGCATTTGCGCCTGGCCGACGCCGAGATTGCCTGCCTGCTCAGCCACCAACAGTGTTGGTCGACGATCGCTGCAGGTGAGGATGCTTACGCGGCGATTTTCGAGGACGATGTCGTTTTCCCGGACAAAGCCGGCGCTTTGCTTGCCGATGCGGGCTGGATTCCCGCCGATGCGGACATCGTCAAGTTGGAAACGTTCTTCAACCGGACCGTAATTTCACGCAAGCAAGTTGCCTGCGGCCACGGTTTTTCTGCGAGCAGACTGCACGGGCTCCATATCGGTACGGCGGGATACATCCTGTCCAGACAGGCCGCGCGGGACCTTCTTGCGGCAACGAATGAGATCAGCATTCCCGTCGATCACCTCATCTTCAATCCGCGTTTTGCTACCTCGTCCGACAAGGTCATTTACCAACTCGTCCCAGCATTGTGCCTGCAGGCACAATTCCTCGGCGACAGTCCGGTGAGATTGCCAAGCCTGCTCAAGCAGGAGCGAACAGAGGAATGGGTGGCAAGCGGGATAGGTAAACGGCGCCCCAGGCCAATCACCGCCAAGGTAAGGATCGAGACCAGGCGGTTGACGCGGCAGATCGCCGATCTCTTCCGGCTCCGGCGCGAGATGATCATCCCTTTCTGGTATCGCGGCCGACGCGTCCGTCCGCCCCATACACAGCGCCGTGAAAACGCGCTATAG
- a CDS encoding heavy metal translocating P-type ATPase translates to MAHSEHHHHAHAADGSCCAAKAAEPAAEAVVRDPVCGMSVDPAAGKPTAEHGGRLFHFCSEGCRTKFVAGPEKYLTATDPVCGMSVDRATARHFFRHEGQGFYFCSAGCRAKFEAEPQNYLGDRPTPSPVPKGTQYTCPMHPEVIRDKPGSCPICGMALEPMGVPTGDEGPNPELVDFTRRFWVSAMLSVPLLIVAMAPMLGLTFQAFVDERTMVWLELALASPVVLWAAFPFFHRGWESLVNRSPNMWTLISLGVGAAYLYSVVAALFPDIFPHQFRGHGGTVPVYFEAASVIVALVFLGQVLELRAREKTGSAIRALLDLAPKTARLIGEDGSDTDVPLVAVKTGDHLRLRPGDAVPVDGTVTEGRSSIDESMISGEPLPVEKTKGDALTGGTLNKNGSLIMRAEKVGSETTLSRIVELVAKAQRSRAPIQGLADRVSFYFVPAVVLVALMAFAAWAIFGPEPSLIFAIVSAVSVLIIACPCALGLATPMSIMTATGRGAHAGVLIKDAAALERFASVDTLIVDKTGTLTEGKPRLTDVVAAEGLSENELLALAAGLEKGSEHPLAEAIVGGAGERGLTLVEAGGFDAVTGKGVSGTVSGRKVSLGNAAMMADVGIDTASLSARAEALQAEGKTAMFVAVDKKLAGIVAVADPVKATTAEAIRALHDRGLRIIMATGDNECTARAIAKSLGIDEVRAGLLPEQKAALVEELRAKGAGVAMAGDGVNDAPALASADVGIAMGTGADVAVESAGITLVKGDLNGIVRARTLAQGTIRNIRQNLFFAFLYNVLGVPVAAGVLYPLTGTLLSPMLAAAAMSLSSVSVIANALRLRTLKL, encoded by the coding sequence ATGGCGCATTCCGAGCATCACCACCACGCGCACGCGGCCGATGGCAGCTGTTGTGCGGCAAAGGCTGCTGAGCCGGCCGCCGAAGCCGTGGTGCGCGATCCGGTCTGCGGCATGAGCGTCGATCCGGCCGCGGGCAAGCCGACGGCCGAGCATGGCGGCCGTCTCTTTCACTTCTGCAGCGAGGGTTGCCGTACGAAATTCGTCGCCGGGCCCGAAAAATACCTGACCGCCACCGACCCCGTCTGTGGCATGAGTGTCGACCGCGCTACCGCCAGGCATTTTTTCCGCCACGAAGGCCAGGGTTTCTATTTCTGCTCGGCCGGCTGCCGGGCGAAGTTCGAGGCCGAGCCGCAAAACTATCTCGGCGATAGGCCGACGCCGTCGCCAGTGCCGAAAGGCACTCAATACACCTGCCCGATGCACCCCGAAGTGATAAGAGACAAGCCCGGCTCCTGCCCGATCTGCGGCATGGCGCTTGAGCCGATGGGCGTTCCCACTGGCGATGAGGGCCCGAACCCCGAACTGGTAGACTTCACCAGACGGTTCTGGGTCAGTGCGATGCTGTCCGTGCCGCTGCTGATCGTTGCCATGGCGCCGATGCTCGGCCTGACGTTCCAGGCGTTTGTCGACGAGCGCACGATGGTCTGGCTGGAATTGGCGCTGGCCAGCCCGGTGGTGCTGTGGGCGGCCTTCCCCTTCTTCCACCGCGGCTGGGAGTCGCTGGTCAACCGCAGCCCCAACATGTGGACGCTGATTTCGCTGGGTGTGGGTGCGGCCTACCTCTACAGCGTCGTCGCCGCACTGTTTCCGGACATCTTTCCGCATCAGTTCCGTGGCCATGGCGGCACCGTCCCGGTCTATTTCGAGGCAGCTTCCGTCATCGTCGCGCTGGTATTCCTCGGTCAGGTGCTCGAATTGCGGGCGCGCGAAAAGACCGGCTCGGCCATCCGTGCGCTGCTCGACCTGGCGCCGAAGACGGCACGGCTGATCGGGGAGGACGGCTCCGACACCGACGTGCCGCTCGTTGCGGTCAAGACCGGCGACCACCTACGCCTCCGTCCGGGCGACGCCGTGCCGGTCGACGGCACTGTAACGGAAGGCCGTTCCTCCATCGACGAATCGATGATCTCGGGCGAGCCGCTGCCGGTCGAAAAAACGAAAGGCGATGCCTTGACCGGCGGCACGCTCAACAAGAACGGTTCGCTGATCATGCGCGCCGAAAAGGTCGGCTCCGAAACGACGCTTTCGCGCATCGTCGAGCTGGTCGCAAAGGCGCAGCGTTCGCGCGCGCCGATTCAAGGTTTAGCCGATCGCGTCTCCTTCTACTTCGTGCCGGCCGTCGTGCTGGTCGCGCTCATGGCCTTTGCCGCCTGGGCGATCTTCGGTCCCGAACCCAGCTTGATCTTTGCCATCGTCTCGGCGGTCTCGGTGCTGATCATCGCCTGCCCCTGCGCGCTCGGCCTGGCGACGCCGATGTCGATTATGACTGCCACCGGGCGCGGGGCGCACGCGGGCGTGCTGATCAAGGACGCGGCCGCGCTCGAGCGCTTCGCTTCGGTCGACACGTTGATCGTCGACAAGACCGGCACCTTGACCGAAGGCAAGCCTCGCTTGACCGATGTCGTCGCTGCCGAAGGCCTGTCTGAGAATGAATTGCTGGCGCTCGCCGCCGGCCTGGAAAAAGGCTCGGAGCATCCGCTGGCCGAGGCCATTGTCGGCGGCGCCGGCGAACGCGGCCTGACGCTCGTTGAGGCCGGCGGCTTCGACGCCGTCACCGGCAAGGGCGTATCCGGCACGGTGTCTGGCAGGAAGGTTTCGCTCGGCAACGCCGCCATGATGGCCGATGTCGGCATCGACACCGCTTCCCTGTCGGCCAGGGCCGAGGCGCTGCAGGCAGAAGGCAAGACGGCGATGTTCGTTGCGGTGGACAAAAAACTGGCCGGCATTGTCGCGGTCGCCGATCCGGTCAAGGCAACGACAGCCGAGGCGATCAGGGCGCTGCACGACAGAGGCTTGCGGATCATCATGGCGACCGGCGACAATGAATGCACGGCGCGCGCCATCGCCAAAAGCCTTGGCATTGACGAGGTGCGCGCCGGCCTGCTGCCGGAACAAAAGGCAGCCCTTGTCGAGGAGTTGCGTGCGAAAGGTGCCGGCGTAGCCATGGCCGGCGACGGCGTCAACGATGCGCCGGCCCTGGCCAGCGCCGATGTCGGCATCGCCATGGGCACCGGCGCCGATGTCGCTGTCGAGAGCGCCGGCATTACGCTGGTCAAGGGCGATCTCAACGGCATCGTCAGGGCCCGAACGCTCGCCCAGGGGACGATCCGCAACATCCGCCAGAATCTGTTTTTCGCCTTCCTCTACAATGTGCTTGGCGTGCCGGTTGCCGCCGGCGTGCTCTATCCGCTCACCGGCACGCTTTTGTCGCCGATGCTGGCGGCGGCGGCCATGAGCCTGTCTTCGGTTTCGGTCATCGCCAACGCATTGCGGCTGCGGACGTTGAAACTCTGA